In Nitrospirota bacterium, the following proteins share a genomic window:
- a CDS encoding bifunctional 3,4-dihydroxy-2-butanone-4-phosphate synthase/GTP cyclohydrolase II, translating into MEQYKFNTIDEAIDDIAQGKIVILVDDEDRENEGDLTMAAEKVTPEAINFMAKYGRGLICLSLTPERVDELRLQMMADENTSAFGTPFTVSIEAKKGVTTGISAADRARTILTAIDPKTRPEDLARPGHVFPLRARRGGVLQRAGQTEGSVDLARLAGLYPAGVICEIMNDDGTMARVPQLMEFSHRHNMKIVTIKDLIKYRMRNECLVRRLATTKLPTKSGGEFTAIAFGNFVDSGVHIALVKGEIKPTDEILVRVHSECLTGDVFGSRRCDCGEQLHKAMEMIKDEGKGVILYMRQEGRGIGLANKLKAYELQDKGLDTVEANIKLGFKPDLRDYGIGAQILVNLGVRKMKLMTNNPRKIVGLEGYGLKVVKRVPIEGMPHERNIRYLITKKKKLGHILENV; encoded by the coding sequence ATGGAGCAATATAAATTCAATACAATTGATGAAGCTATAGATGATATAGCGCAGGGGAAAATAGTTATCCTCGTTGACGATGAGGACAGGGAAAATGAGGGCGACCTTACAATGGCAGCAGAAAAAGTAACCCCTGAGGCAATTAATTTCATGGCAAAATATGGCAGGGGACTTATATGTCTTTCCCTCACCCCTGAGAGGGTTGATGAACTAAGGCTTCAAATGATGGCCGATGAAAATACCTCAGCCTTTGGCACCCCCTTTACTGTTTCCATAGAAGCTAAAAAGGGAGTAACAACAGGCATATCGGCTGCAGACAGGGCGAGGACAATTCTTACTGCCATTGACCCTAAGACAAGGCCAGAAGACCTCGCAAGGCCGGGTCATGTGTTTCCCCTCAGGGCAAGGCGTGGCGGAGTGCTCCAGAGGGCAGGCCAGACAGAGGGCTCTGTTGATTTAGCAAGACTTGCCGGGCTATATCCAGCAGGGGTTATATGTGAAATAATGAATGACGACGGCACTATGGCCCGTGTGCCCCAGCTCATGGAATTCAGCCACAGGCACAACATGAAAATTGTCACCATTAAAGACCTGATTAAATACAGGATGCGCAATGAATGCCTGGTAAGAAGGCTGGCTACCACAAAACTACCGACTAAATCTGGCGGTGAGTTTACGGCCATTGCATTCGGGAATTTTGTGGACAGCGGTGTGCATATAGCACTTGTAAAAGGAGAAATAAAACCCACTGATGAGATTCTTGTCAGGGTTCATTCAGAGTGCCTCACAGGGGATGTATTTGGCTCAAGGAGATGCGACTGCGGAGAACAGCTACACAAGGCTATGGAAATGATAAAGGATGAAGGAAAAGGCGTTATACTCTACATGAGGCAGGAGGGCAGAGGCATCGGCCTTGCAAATAAACTGAAGGCATATGAACTTCAGGACAAAGGACTCGATACTGTCGAGGCAAACATCAAGCTCGGCTTTAAGCCTGATTTAAGGGATTACGGCATTGGCGCCCAGATATTAGTTAACCTGGGAGTGAGGAAAATGAAGTTGATGACCAACAACCCACGCAAGATAGTCGGGCTTGAGGGCTATGGCCTGAAGGTTGTAAAGAGAGTGCCAATTGAAGGAATGCCCCATGAGAGAAACATAAGATACCTTATAACCAAAAAGAAGAAGCTCGGACACATACTGGAGAATGTGTAA
- a CDS encoding 6,7-dimethyl-8-ribityllumazine synthase, with protein sequence MKKYEGELQAKGLKFGIVVSRFNDFITNRLLEGAIDTLLRHGAEQHDIEVVRVPGSFEIPLVAKKLAQKKSYDAVICLGTVIRGATPHFEYIASEVAKGIASASLETGIPIAFGVITADTIEQAVERAGAKSGNKGWDAALTAIEMAQLLKKL encoded by the coding sequence ATGAAAAAATATGAGGGAGAGCTTCAGGCAAAAGGGCTGAAGTTTGGGATTGTTGTAAGCCGCTTTAATGATTTTATTACAAACAGACTTCTTGAAGGAGCTATTGATACTCTTCTGAGACATGGGGCAGAGCAGCATGATATTGAGGTAGTCAGAGTTCCCGGGTCTTTTGAAATACCTCTGGTTGCAAAAAAACTTGCACAGAAAAAGAGCTATGATGCTGTAATCTGCCTTGGAACAGTTATAAGAGGTGCAACTCCCCACTTTGAATACATCGCCTCAGAGGTTGCAAAAGGCATTGCATCTGCATCTCTGGAGACAGGTATTCCAATAGCCTTCGGTGTTATAACTGCTGATACAATCGAGCAGGCAGTCGAGCGAGCAGGTGCCAAGAGCGGAAATAAGGGGTGGGATGCTGCACTTACAGCTATTGAAATGGCCCAGCTCCTTAAGAAACTGTGA
- the nusB gene encoding transcription antitermination factor NusB: MKRRRAREYALQMLFQLDLAQGHLTSEFIKDFWADKKEDNDVKDFASSLVEGTWKNLDKIDELIKKSAEHWSLKRMAAVDRSILRFATYEILYRSDIPSSVAINEAIEIAKKYSTLDSAPFINGILDRISKYQEAAKVKKM; encoded by the coding sequence ATGAAACGGCGCAGGGCAAGGGAATATGCACTACAAATGCTTTTTCAGCTTGACTTAGCACAAGGCCATTTAACCAGTGAGTTTATTAAAGACTTCTGGGCGGACAAGAAGGAAGACAATGATGTAAAGGATTTTGCCAGCAGCCTTGTTGAAGGCACATGGAAAAACTTAGATAAAATAGATGAGTTAATTAAGAAATCAGCAGAACACTGGTCTTTAAAGAGAATGGCTGCTGTTGATAGAAGCATCCTCAGGTTTGCCACTTACGAAATCCTTTACAGAAGTGACATCCCCTCCTCTGTTGCCATAAACGAGGCAATAGAAATAGCAAAAAAATATTCAACTCTAGATTCAGCTCCTTTTATAAATGGAATATTAGACAGGATTTCAAAATATCAAGAAGCCGCTAAAGTAAAAAAGATGTGA
- a CDS encoding metallophosphoesterase family protein, with translation MRYAIISDVHGNLEALKSVLKAIGREGVNSIWFLGDAVGYGPNPNDAKAAVKWTKNIMTKKNASILKDLPITKRIKDKGILLVHATPKEPQRWHYMFTLQDARLNFRFFPEKLCFIGHTHQPSIVEHSPRGKLTAYMDGVEIKDYHRYIVNAGSVGQPRDGNPDACYVIYSKNIIEIKRVPYDILLTQKKMHEAGLPLPLIERLAWGT, from the coding sequence ATGCGCTACGCTATAATCTCCGATGTCCATGGAAATCTGGAGGCCCTTAAATCAGTATTAAAAGCTATTGGCAGAGAGGGGGTTAACAGCATCTGGTTTTTAGGCGATGCTGTGGGCTATGGCCCTAATCCCAATGACGCAAAGGCTGCTGTAAAGTGGACGAAAAATATTATGACAAAAAAGAATGCCTCCATCCTTAAAGACTTACCGATCACAAAAAGAATAAAAGACAAGGGAATCCTTCTCGTTCATGCAACCCCGAAAGAGCCTCAAAGATGGCACTATATGTTTACTCTGCAGGATGCCCGCTTGAATTTTCGATTTTTTCCAGAGAAATTGTGCTTTATAGGGCATACCCATCAACCTTCGATAGTGGAACATAGCCCGAGAGGCAAGCTAACTGCGTACATGGACGGCGTGGAAATAAAAGATTACCACAGGTATATAGTAAATGCAGGGAGCGTAGGGCAGCCGAGAGATGGCAACCCGGATGCATGTTATGTAATTTACAGTAAAAATATCATAGAGATAAAAAGGGTTCCTTATGATATATTATTAACCCAGAAAAAGATGCATGAAGCAGGACTGCCGCTGCCATTAATCGAGAGACTTGCATGGGGGACATGA
- a CDS encoding adenylosuccinate lyase, giving the protein MIARYTRPEMGRIWESENKFKKWLDVEMAVCEAWAEIGKIPKDAVRKIKKKARFDVERIDEIEKTVKHDVIAFLTSVAENAGPESRFIHKGLTSSDIVDTAQSLLMREASDIIIQDIKELMAVLKRQAFRYKDTPCMGRSHGVHAEPMTFGLKFTLWYEEMRRNFARIERAREAVSIGKFSGAVGTFSNIPPLIEEKVCKKLGLRPEPVATQVVQRDRHAEYLLTLALIAASIEKIAVEIRHLQRTEVLEAEEPFEAGQKGSSAMPHKRNPVGCENLSGLARVVRANAMAALENIALWHERDISHSSVERIIIPDSSILVDYMLNRLTGILDGLQVYPERMKGNMAGSYGLYNSQRVMLALTEKGLSREKAYAIVQRNAMKSWKGKRDFKGLLLKDKEVKKYLTTKEIENIFNLKHYFRNVDYIFKRVFGK; this is encoded by the coding sequence ATGATAGCACGTTACACGCGGCCTGAGATGGGCAGGATATGGGAGTCCGAGAATAAATTTAAAAAGTGGCTCGATGTCGAGATGGCTGTTTGCGAGGCATGGGCAGAGATAGGAAAGATACCAAAGGATGCAGTAAGAAAGATAAAGAAAAAGGCGAGGTTCGATGTTGAAAGGATCGATGAGATAGAGAAGACCGTAAAGCACGATGTCATTGCCTTCCTCACCTCGGTGGCTGAGAATGCAGGCCCTGAGTCGAGGTTCATCCATAAGGGCCTCACATCATCGGATATTGTTGATACAGCCCAATCACTCCTTATGAGAGAGGCCTCGGACATAATAATCCAGGATATAAAGGAACTGATGGCTGTCCTGAAAAGGCAGGCATTCAGATATAAAGACACACCCTGCATGGGCAGAAGCCACGGTGTCCATGCAGAGCCAATGACCTTTGGATTGAAGTTCACCCTCTGGTATGAGGAGATGAGGAGGAATTTCGCGAGGATAGAGAGGGCAAGAGAGGCTGTAAGCATCGGGAAGTTCTCAGGCGCTGTAGGGACATTTTCGAATATCCCGCCTCTAATCGAAGAGAAGGTCTGTAAAAAACTTGGTCTCAGGCCTGAACCTGTTGCAACGCAGGTTGTGCAGAGGGACAGACACGCAGAGTATCTACTAACCCTCGCACTGATTGCAGCATCCATAGAAAAAATAGCTGTCGAGATAAGGCATCTCCAGAGAACCGAAGTCCTTGAGGCTGAAGAGCCATTCGAGGCAGGCCAGAAAGGCTCATCAGCAATGCCCCACAAGAGAAACCCGGTTGGCTGCGAGAACCTCTCAGGCCTTGCGAGGGTAGTGAGGGCAAATGCAATGGCAGCTCTTGAGAACATCGCCCTCTGGCATGAGAGGGACATATCACACTCATCAGTAGAACGGATCATCATCCCTGACAGTTCCATACTCGTTGACTACATGCTTAACAGGCTCACGGGCATATTGGATGGCCTTCAGGTCTACCCAGAAAGGATGAAGGGAAACATGGCAGGGAGCTATGGCCTCTATAACTCACAGCGAGTCATGCTCGCCCTCACTGAGAAGGGGCTTTCGAGGGAAAAGGCATATGCCATTGTCCAGAGAAATGCAATGAAGAGCTGGAAGGGGAAGAGGGATTTCAAAGGACTGTTACTAAAAGATAAGGAAGTAAAAAAATATCTGACAACTAAGGAGATAGAGAATATATTCAACCTGAAGCATTATTTCAGGAATGTGGATTATATATTCAAGAGGGTATTTGGGAAGTGA
- the purL gene encoding phosphoribosylformylglycinamidine synthase, whose translation MIYRYRRPALSETKRRNLLSIVRERVSPEIEDIQTEYCFYIESAEALTPEEIDALRWLLSETFEPENFSDKSFLTRHSSLVTEPALSLSKGHCLFEVGPRMNFTTAWSTNAVSVCHACGLKKITRIERSRRYKLIKGQGTRDEGQDSELISSLVTRHSSLFYDRMTECPYPERLKTFETGIRPEPVYTVRLIEDGKAAIERINKDLGLGLDGWDIDYYYNLFANDLKRNPTNVECFDLGQSNSEHSRHWFFKGRLVIDGKEVPATLMELIKEPYKRNPNNSIIAFKDNSSAIRGYMIKTIIPERVDKPSFFVGKELTYNIIFTAETHNFPSGVAPFPGAETGTGGRIRDIQAVGRGGLVVAGTAAYCVGNLHIPNYRLPWEDKSFEYPGNLASPLQIEIEASNGASDYGNKFGEPVIQGFTRSFGMRLPDGERREWIKPIMFTGGVGQMNEGHVEKGQPEKGMLVVKVGGPAYRIGIGGGAASSMIAGESREELDFNAVQRGDAEMEQKMNRVIRACIELGKENPIISIHDQGAGGNCNVLKELIYPAGAKIEVRKIPLGDNTLSILEIWGAEYQEANALLIQPEKLKIFGDLCKRENVPFAIVGQITDDGYVVLYDENDGSTPVNLDLKKVLGEMPQKTFNFNRIPPKLEPLKLPEDITVKDALERVLRLVSVGSKRFLTNKVDRSVTGLIARQQCSGPLQLTVSDVAVIAQSHFGVTGAAISIGEQPIKGLINPGAMARMAVTEAITNIVWAKVSKLEDIRCSGNWMWAAKFPGEGAAIYDAALAMRDIMMELGIAVDGGKDSLSMAAVVQKMRGEKEIVKAPGSLVISAYVTCPDITKVITPDIKSPGQSRLLYIDLGNGRYRLGGSALAHVYNQIGDESPDMEDPDLLKRAFAATQRLIDEGIILSGHDISDGGLIVTLLEMAFSGNCGIEISLESGVRSREPKNGLISLLFAEESGLVIEYLPEKENEIISIFKSFAVPHQIIGKSLSEKRIKINLLTPDSRLLTVLDEDLRHLRALWEETSYQLERLQTDPECADEEKKNIYDRKGPHFNITFTPEQTPFEILSRDSKPKVAIIREEGSNGDREMTSAFYMAGFETWDITMTDIIRGDISLDDFKGIAFVGGFSYADVLDSSKGWAGVIRFNKRIYEQFERFYHRDDTFSLGVCNGCQLMALLGWVPWRGIEDRFQPRFIQNRSGRFESRFVTAKIFESPSVMLNGIDGSTLGIWVAHGEGRAHFPDNEVKEKVIKMGLAPVRYVDDDGEITESYPFNPNGSPESIAALCSPDGRHLAIMPHPERTFLKWQWAWMPEQWSDKLEASPWLRMFQNARKWCDSSISSRNAGQKAL comes from the coding sequence GTGATTTACAGATACAGAAGACCTGCCCTTTCCGAGACAAAAAGGAGAAATCTCCTATCAATTGTGAGGGAAAGGGTCTCCCCTGAGATAGAGGATATCCAGACAGAATATTGTTTTTATATCGAGTCGGCAGAGGCCCTCACCCCTGAGGAGATAGATGCCCTGCGCTGGCTCCTGAGTGAGACATTCGAGCCAGAGAATTTTTCGGATAAGAGTTTTTTGACTCGTCACTCGTCACTCGTCACTGAGCCTGCCCTGAGCCTGTCGAAGGGTCACTGTCTTTTCGAAGTCGGCCCCAGGATGAATTTCACCACTGCCTGGTCAACCAATGCGGTCTCTGTATGCCATGCCTGCGGACTGAAGAAGATAACACGGATAGAGAGGTCGAGGAGATACAAATTAATTAAGGGGCAAGGGACAAGGGACGAGGGACAAGACTCCGAGCTTATCTCGTCACTCGTCACCCGTCACTCGTCACTTTTTTATGATCGCATGACAGAGTGCCCCTATCCTGAGAGGCTGAAGACCTTTGAGACAGGCATAAGGCCCGAACCTGTCTATACTGTACGGTTGATTGAGGATGGCAAGGCAGCGATCGAAAGGATAAACAAAGACCTCGGCCTCGGGCTTGATGGCTGGGACATAGATTACTACTACAACCTCTTTGCCAATGACCTTAAGAGAAACCCAACAAATGTAGAATGCTTTGACCTCGGCCAGTCAAACAGCGAGCACTCAAGGCACTGGTTCTTTAAGGGAAGACTCGTCATAGATGGTAAAGAGGTTCCTGCAACCCTCATGGAACTGATAAAAGAACCATATAAGAGAAATCCAAATAACAGCATAATCGCCTTTAAAGACAACTCAAGCGCAATAAGGGGATACATGATAAAGACCATCATTCCTGAGAGAGTTGATAAACCATCTTTCTTTGTCGGGAAAGAACTCACGTACAACATCATATTCACTGCAGAGACCCATAACTTCCCGAGTGGTGTTGCACCTTTTCCCGGTGCAGAGACAGGCACAGGAGGAAGGATAAGGGATATTCAGGCAGTTGGTAGGGGAGGTCTTGTTGTTGCAGGCACTGCTGCCTACTGTGTCGGAAACCTCCATATCCCTAACTACAGGCTTCCCTGGGAGGACAAATCCTTTGAATATCCGGGGAACTTAGCATCCCCCCTCCAGATAGAGATAGAGGCGAGCAATGGCGCATCAGATTATGGGAATAAATTCGGAGAGCCTGTTATTCAGGGATTCACGAGGTCTTTTGGCATGAGGCTTCCAGATGGTGAGAGGAGGGAGTGGATAAAGCCGATAATGTTCACAGGCGGTGTCGGCCAGATGAACGAAGGGCATGTAGAAAAAGGACAGCCTGAGAAGGGCATGCTCGTTGTCAAGGTCGGCGGCCCTGCCTACAGGATTGGCATAGGCGGCGGGGCTGCATCGAGCATGATAGCAGGAGAAAGCAGGGAAGAACTCGACTTCAATGCAGTTCAGCGCGGGGATGCAGAGATGGAGCAGAAGATGAACAGGGTAATCCGCGCCTGTATAGAGCTCGGAAAAGAAAACCCCATAATCAGCATCCATGATCAGGGTGCCGGAGGAAACTGCAATGTCCTGAAGGAGCTAATATATCCTGCAGGCGCAAAAATAGAAGTAAGAAAAATCCCCCTCGGGGACAACACCCTTTCTATCTTAGAGATATGGGGTGCTGAGTATCAGGAAGCAAATGCCCTTCTGATCCAGCCTGAAAAGCTAAAAATCTTTGGGGATTTATGCAAAAGAGAAAATGTCCCATTTGCTATTGTTGGGCAGATTACGGATGATGGCTATGTAGTCCTTTATGATGAAAATGACGGAAGCACTCCGGTCAACCTCGACCTCAAAAAGGTTCTTGGAGAGATGCCGCAGAAGACGTTTAACTTCAATAGAATCCCTCCGAAGCTTGAGCCTCTCAAACTGCCAGAGGATATAACTGTGAAGGATGCACTCGAGAGGGTTTTAAGGCTTGTCTCTGTCGGTTCAAAGAGGTTCCTCACAAACAAGGTAGACCGCTCTGTTACAGGCCTGATAGCGAGGCAGCAGTGTTCCGGCCCACTTCAACTTACTGTCTCTGATGTTGCTGTCATTGCTCAGAGCCACTTCGGTGTGACCGGCGCTGCAATATCCATAGGAGAACAACCCATAAAAGGCCTCATAAATCCAGGGGCAATGGCGAGGATGGCTGTTACAGAGGCTATCACCAATATTGTCTGGGCAAAGGTAAGCAAACTCGAGGACATAAGATGCTCAGGCAACTGGATGTGGGCTGCAAAGTTTCCTGGCGAGGGCGCTGCAATATACGATGCTGCTCTTGCTATGAGGGATATTATGATGGAACTGGGCATAGCAGTAGATGGCGGGAAGGATAGCCTCTCTATGGCAGCAGTTGTTCAAAAAATGAGAGGGGAGAAAGAAATAGTAAAGGCACCAGGGTCATTGGTTATCTCTGCCTATGTCACATGCCCTGATATTACGAAGGTGATAACTCCTGATATAAAAAGCCCGGGACAGAGCAGATTGCTTTATATAGATTTAGGCAATGGCAGATATAGACTCGGAGGCTCTGCCCTTGCCCATGTCTACAACCAGATCGGTGATGAATCTCCTGATATGGAAGACCCGGACTTGCTGAAACGCGCCTTTGCGGCAACACAGAGACTTATCGATGAAGGCATCATCCTCTCAGGCCACGATATAAGCGATGGCGGTTTAATAGTGACCCTTCTTGAGATGGCTTTTTCAGGAAATTGTGGAATTGAAATAAGTCTGGAGTCGGGAGTGAGGAGTCGGGAGCCAAAGAACGGATTAATATCGCTATTATTCGCTGAAGAATCGGGTCTGGTTATCGAATATCTGCCGGAGAAGGAAAATGAAATTATCTCAATATTTAAAAGTTTCGCTGTTCCCCATCAAATCATAGGCAAAAGCCTATCAGAAAAAAGAATAAAAATAAATCTCCTGACTCCTGACTCTCGACTCCTGACTGTATTAGATGAAGATCTGAGACATCTACGGGCATTGTGGGAAGAGACGAGCTATCAGCTTGAAAGGCTGCAGACAGACCCTGAGTGTGCGGATGAGGAAAAAAAGAATATCTACGATAGAAAAGGCCCTCACTTCAACATAACCTTTACACCCGAACAGACACCTTTTGAGATTCTCAGCAGAGATTCAAAGCCAAAGGTTGCAATCATCCGTGAAGAGGGCAGTAATGGCGACAGGGAGATGACATCTGCCTTTTATATGGCAGGATTCGAGACATGGGATATAACCATGACCGACATAATCAGGGGAGATATATCCCTCGATGATTTCAAGGGCATAGCCTTTGTGGGAGGTTTCAGTTATGCTGATGTCCTCGATTCATCAAAAGGCTGGGCAGGAGTAATAAGATTTAACAAGAGGATTTACGAACAGTTCGAGAGATTCTATCACAGGGATGACACATTCAGCCTCGGCGTATGCAATGGCTGCCAGCTCATGGCACTCCTCGGCTGGGTGCCCTGGAGGGGGATTGAGGACAGGTTTCAGCCGAGGTTTATTCAAAACAGGTCAGGCCGTTTCGAGTCGAGGTTCGTTACTGCAAAGATATTCGAAAGCCCATCTGTAATGCTTAATGGAATAGATGGTTCGACTCTCGGCATATGGGTAGCCCATGGAGAGGGAAGAGCACATTTCCCTGACAATGAGGTTAAAGAGAAGGTTATCAAAATGGGGCTTGCTCCTGTGAGATATGTGGATGATGATGGAGAGATTACAGAATCCTATCCCTTCAATCCAAATGGCTCTCCAGAGAGCATTGCAGCCCTCTGCTCACCAGACGGGAGGCATCTCGCCATCATGCCCCATCCGGAAAGAACATTCTTAAAATGGCAGTGGGCCTGGATGCCTGAGCAATGGAGCGATAAACTTGAAGCATCACCATGGCTCAGGATGTTCCAGAATGCGAGAAAGTGGTGCGATTCCTCTATTTCCTCCAGAAATGCGGGACAAAAAGCACTATAA